AATTCACGGCGGAGGCGCTTCCCGGCGAGCGCTTCACCGGGACGGTGGAGTTTATTGACCCGGTTATCGATCCGCAACGCCGGATCGCGCGTGTGCGGCTATCGCTATCGAACCCGAATGGGTTGTTGCGTCCGGGGATGTTCGTGCGGGCGCAGGTGGGTGTCGGCCCGTCGTCCGCGGGGGAACAGGATGCGCCGGACGATGGGATGCTCATGATCCCGGCGACCGCGCCGCTGATTACCGGCAAGCGCGCGCTGGTGTACGTGATGGTGGAGGCGGGCGAGCGGCCGGCCTTCGAGAGCCGGGAGGTGGTGCTCGGTTCGCGCGCGGGAGACGCCTATCCGGTGTTGAGCGGCCTGAAGGAAGGCGAGCTCGTGGTGACGCATGGCAACTTCCAGATCGACAGCGCGGTGCAGATCCTGGCCAAGCCGAGCATGATGAATCCGGAAATCCTCGTGGAGCAGTGGGCCGGCCGGACGGTGGCCGCGCCCGAAGTGTTGAAACAGCAGCTTGAGAAGGCCGTTCTCGCCCATGCCGCGCTCGCGGACGCCGCCGCGCACCCCGAGATGCCCGGGCACGAGGGCGCGCTGGCCGCGTTTCTCGACGCGCTTTCGGGGGTATCCCACGACGACATGCCGGCGGACGCCCACGGATTCTGGAATGAAATGACCATGAAAATGGCCAACGACGCGACGGCGGCGCTGGAGTTGCCGGACGCGGACGCGCGGGCGGAGGCCCTCGACCTGCTGGCGGAACGCGTGGCAATGATCCAATCGGTGTTTGGACTGGCGGATGGACGCGCGGGCGGCCCGGCGCGCTCCGAAGCGCCGGCGCTGGCCCCCGTGTTCGAGGCGTACCTGTCGCTCCAGCAATCCCTGGCTGCCGACGACGGCGCGGAAGGCGCGGCGCGGGCGAACGCCCTCCTTGAGGCGGCGCGGGCGGCTTCGGGCGACGGGCTTCCGGACGCGTGGGAGGGCCACCGGGAAACGCTCGTCGACGCCATCGGCGCGATCGGGTCCGACGCCACCCTGGAATCGATCCGGGAAGCCTTTGCCGGAATCTCCAACGCCATGATCGCGATTGCGCACGACGTGGGGCTCCCGCCCGCGGATTCGCTGTATATCGCGCATTGCCCCATGGCCGAATCGGACGAGGGCGCGGACTGGATCCAGCGCGAGAAGGATATTCTCAATCCCTACTACGGATCGGACATGTTGACCTGCGGTTATGTGACCGAAACGCTGGTTGATCCGGCGGCTGGCGGGGAGCACGACCATGAGTGACCCCACGCGCCCCGATACGCCCGCGCCGCGCGAGGCCGAGCCGGAACGCCGGAACCTGGTGGATCACGTCGCCTGGTTCTGCATCAACAACCGGTTCGTGGTCGCCGTGGTCACGGTGTTCATCTTTTTCTGGGGGCTGGCCGTCGTGCCCTTTGACTGGCCGCTCGACTGGCTCCCGCGCAACCCGGTTCCGGTGGACGCCATTCCGGATATCGGGGAGAACCAGCAGATCGTATTCACGGAGTGGCCCGGCCGATCCCCGCAGGACGTGGAGGATCAGGTCAGCTATCCGCTGACCGTGGCGCTGCTGGGCGTGCCGGGCGTGAAAACGGTGCGCAGCTTCTCCATGTTTGGTTTCTCCAGCATCTACATCATTTTTGACGAAGGCATCGAGTTTTACTGGTCGCGCAGCCGCATACTGGAGAAGCTGAACAGCCTGGCGTCCGGCACGCTGCCGGAGGGGGTGCAACCCGCGCTGGGTCCGGACGCCACCGGGCTGGGCCAGATCTTCTGGTACACGCTGGAGGGCCGGGATCCCGAGGGAAACCCGGCGGGCGGCTGGAACCAGCAGGAGCTGCGGTCCGTTCAGGACTGGATCGTGCGCTACGCGCTGCTTGCGGCGGAGGGCGTGAGCGAGGCGGCGTCCATCGGGGGCTACGTCCAGGAGTACCAGATCGACGTGGACCCCGACGCGATGCGCGCGCACGGGGTCATGCTGGAAGACATCTTCATGGCGGTGCAGCGCTCCAATATCGATGTGGGCGCGCGCGAGCTCGAAGT
This is a stretch of genomic DNA from Candidatus Hydrogenedentota bacterium. It encodes these proteins:
- a CDS encoding efflux RND transporter periplasmic adaptor subunit, coding for MRPDPGTERLNAMRDFLKSILTRTSYLLVLTSILGAFAAGFYLRGGSGGAEHAPDAAYSGPDAAEPAASAPTTWTCSMHPQIRQPNPGKCPICAMDLIPAGDDDGGNSAPRVQRFSAAAAAIMRVATVPAYRATPEGQRVLLGRVEADETRLATIAAWVPGRIEKMHVAFTGEVVSAGEAVVTLYSPELLSALAELRLAEEALSRAEAGGPLRGAMEDNASAARAKLRRLGLSDGQIAPLIREGRGDRIVITAPAAGTVVERLGQEGMYVEMGEAIYRLADLSRVWVNLEAYESDLPSLALGSEVEFTAEALPGERFTGTVEFIDPVIDPQRRIARVRLSLSNPNGLLRPGMFVRAQVGVGPSSAGEQDAPDDGMLMIPATAPLITGKRALVYVMVEAGERPAFESREVVLGSRAGDAYPVLSGLKEGELVVTHGNFQIDSAVQILAKPSMMNPEILVEQWAGRTVAAPEVLKQQLEKAVLAHAALADAAAHPEMPGHEGALAAFLDALSGVSHDDMPADAHGFWNEMTMKMANDATAALELPDADARAEALDLLAERVAMIQSVFGLADGRAGGPARSEAPALAPVFEAYLSLQQSLAADDGAEGAARANALLEAARAASGDGLPDAWEGHRETLVDAIGAIGSDATLESIREAFAGISNAMIAIAHDVGLPPADSLYIAHCPMAESDEGADWIQREKDILNPYYGSDMLTCGYVTETLVDPAAGGEHDHE